A single Candidatus Zixiibacteriota bacterium DNA region contains:
- a CDS encoding nitrophenyl compound nitroreductase subunit ArsF family protein codes for MTPKKIATFALLLLVAASILVFAGRQMGWLSAGSETSLGRSSRTEHRIIAYYFHGNVRCQTCLTIEAYIDETLKSRFAEPMENGKLEWRVINREVEPNTHFVDDYQLYSQALIIVDSADGRVSEWKSLDDIWKYVDDKPAFMHYVNAEVSEYLRRL; via the coding sequence ATGACGCCAAAAAAAATCGCCACCTTCGCCCTGCTGCTTTTGGTCGCGGCCAGCATCCTCGTGTTTGCCGGCCGTCAGATGGGCTGGCTTTCTGCAGGAAGTGAGACATCACTCGGCCGAAGCTCCCGCACCGAGCATCGCATCATCGCATATTATTTTCACGGCAACGTACGCTGCCAGACCTGCCTCACTATCGAAGCCTATATCGATGAAACCCTGAAAAGCCGGTTCGCCGAACCCATGGAAAATGGGAAGCTTGAATGGCGGGTCATTAACAGAGAAGTTGAACCAAACACGCATTTCGTTGACGACTATCAACTGTATTCTCAGGCGCTGATCATTGTGGATTCCGCCGATGGCCGGGTGTCGGAGTGGAAAAGCCTCGACGACATTTGGAAATATGTCGACGATAAACCGGCCTTCATGCACTACGTGAACGCCGAAGTCTCGGAATATCTGCGGAGGCTCTGA
- a CDS encoding nitrophenyl compound nitroreductase subunit ArsF family protein: MNKHLKMSAMSAAITLLWIGGWLIARAGETPRDEAAVEASRADTGDSTVAPHKVVAYYFHGNVRCATCRKIEAYTKEAIDSAFTAELERGDLEWRVVNTDQDSNKHYIEEYLLYTRSVVLADIHNGEQTRWTNLDKVWLLSGAKAKFTEYIQSEVRLFLDPAK; the protein is encoded by the coding sequence ATGAATAAACACTTGAAAATGTCCGCTATGAGTGCGGCTATCACCCTTTTGTGGATAGGCGGCTGGCTGATAGCTCGCGCCGGCGAGACGCCCCGTGACGAGGCCGCCGTCGAAGCGAGCAGAGCCGACACCGGTGACAGCACGGTCGCACCGCACAAGGTGGTCGCTTATTACTTTCACGGCAACGTTCGCTGTGCCACCTGCCGGAAGATCGAAGCCTACACGAAAGAAGCGATCGATAGCGCTTTCACGGCCGAACTCGAACGCGGCGACCTGGAGTGGCGGGTTGTTAACACGGACCAGGACTCGAACAAGCATTACATCGAAGAGTACCTTTTGTACACGCGCTCGGTTGTCCTTGCTGACATCCATAATGGGGAACAGACTCGCTGGACAAACCTCGACAAAGTGTGGCTCTTATCGGGTGCGAAGGCGAAGTTCACTGAGTACATCCAGAGCGAAGTGCGACTGTTCCTTGACCCCGCCAAGTAA
- a CDS encoding thioredoxin family protein: MKLIQILGTGCPKCKKLEENTRLAVQQIGLECEVLKVTDINTIMHMGVMMTPALAIDGKVILSGKVPSIEELKLLLA, from the coding sequence ATGAAACTGATTCAAATTCTGGGAACTGGCTGTCCCAAGTGCAAGAAGCTCGAAGAGAACACCAGGCTTGCTGTGCAGCAGATCGGCTTGGAATGTGAGGTGCTCAAAGTGACGGATATCAACACCATCATGCATATGGGTGTCATGATGACTCCGGCCCTTGCAATCGATGGCAAGGTCATTCTGTCCGGCAAGGTCCCATCCATCGAAGAACTCAAACTACTGTTGGCATAA
- a CDS encoding permease: MDWKREWKPLAVIVAAFLISFYLPVGSPRFDNAVAESLQLVKWYAQEHVLLCLIPAFFIAGAVGVFVSQASVMRYLGAKANKVLAYGVASVSGTVLAVCSCTVLPLFAGIYRMGAGLGPATAFLYSGPAINVLAIFLTARILGIEMGLARTIGAVMFSVVVGLIMHFIYRKEESAKADAQLALPDPPAARPLWQTVLYFASMIAILVFANWGRSSEPAGIWNAIYELKWHLTGLSAIALGLILITWFRMRWWKIFAAAIPVVALGLTFREHPLIPFAAGFVGLSLITSNDDGEMGSWFEQTWGFAKQILPLLLVGVLIAGLLLGRPGHEGLIPSEWISRSVGGNSLWANLFASVAGAFMYFATLTEIPILQGLLGSGMGKGPALALLLAGPALSLPSMLVLRSIMGMKKTVVFVSIVVVMATITGMIYGYSFE, from the coding sequence ATGGATTGGAAACGAGAATGGAAGCCGTTGGCGGTGATTGTCGCCGCCTTCCTCATCAGCTTCTACCTGCCGGTCGGATCACCGCGCTTCGACAATGCCGTCGCCGAGTCCCTTCAACTTGTCAAATGGTATGCCCAGGAGCACGTGCTGCTCTGCCTGATACCGGCCTTCTTCATCGCAGGTGCTGTCGGCGTCTTTGTCAGCCAGGCATCGGTCATGCGGTATCTTGGCGCGAAAGCCAACAAGGTGCTGGCGTATGGGGTAGCATCTGTCTCGGGGACAGTCCTTGCAGTCTGTTCGTGCACCGTCCTGCCGCTTTTCGCGGGCATCTACCGAATGGGCGCCGGACTCGGCCCCGCCACGGCCTTTCTGTATTCGGGACCCGCGATCAACGTGTTGGCCATATTTCTAACGGCTCGCATCCTTGGCATAGAAATGGGACTCGCCCGCACGATAGGAGCGGTTATGTTCAGTGTCGTTGTCGGCCTGATCATGCATTTCATATATCGAAAGGAAGAATCTGCCAAAGCTGATGCTCAGCTTGCGCTGCCTGATCCGCCGGCTGCCCGTCCGTTGTGGCAGACCGTGCTCTATTTTGCCTCTATGATCGCGATTCTCGTATTTGCCAACTGGGGAAGGTCAAGCGAGCCGGCAGGGATATGGAACGCCATCTATGAACTCAAGTGGCACCTCACCGGTCTTTCGGCAATTGCGCTGGGGCTTATCCTGATCACTTGGTTTCGCATGCGGTGGTGGAAGATCTTCGCTGCGGCAATTCCAGTAGTGGCGCTTGGGCTCACTTTCCGAGAGCATCCGCTAATTCCCTTCGCCGCAGGCTTTGTCGGCCTGTCGCTCATCACCAGCAACGATGACGGCGAGATGGGCAGTTGGTTCGAACAGACCTGGGGATTCGCCAAGCAGATTCTACCCCTGTTGCTCGTAGGCGTGCTCATTGCGGGACTACTCCTGGGCCGGCCCGGCCACGAGGGGCTTATTCCCTCGGAGTGGATCAGCCGTTCAGTCGGCGGTAACTCCCTTTGGGCAAATCTGTTCGCATCGGTTGCAGGCGCGTTTATGTACTTCGCGACGCTGACTGAAATCCCCATTCTGCAGGGCCTCTTGGGAAGCGGCATGGGCAAAGGCCCGGCCCTGGCGCTTTTGCTCGCTGGTCCGGCACTTTCGTTGCCAAGCATGCTGGTACTGCGAAGCATCATGGGAATGAAAAAGACCGTGGTATTTGTGAGTATCGTCGTTGTCATGGCCACGATTACCGGCATGATCTACGGATACTCTTTTGAATAG
- a CDS encoding metalloregulator ArsR/SmtB family transcription factor, with the protein MDNKTKAHFEAKARIIKAMAHPTRLFIVDELSRKERCVCELTEMIGADTSTVSKHLSILRAAGIVQDEKRGLQVFYSLKVPCILNFFGCVSQVQKLSAKEQVALAERK; encoded by the coding sequence ATGGACAACAAGACCAAAGCGCACTTTGAAGCCAAGGCCAGAATAATCAAAGCGATGGCCCACCCGACCAGGTTGTTCATAGTGGACGAGTTGTCGAGGAAGGAGCGGTGTGTCTGCGAACTGACGGAGATGATCGGCGCGGATACCTCTACCGTCTCCAAACATCTCTCGATATTGAGAGCCGCCGGAATCGTGCAGGATGAAAAGCGGGGCCTGCAGGTCTTCTATTCATTGAAAGTGCCGTGTATTCTGAATTTCTTCGGATGTGTGTCACAGGTGCAAAAGTTATCGGCGAAGGAGCAAGTCGCCCTGGCGGAACGAAAGTAG
- a CDS encoding response regulator has protein sequence MAKEAILVIEDEEDIQELVNYNLTKEGYQVACVGSGEEGVRSAKARLPHIIILDLMLPGIDGLEVCRILKSEPKTQHIPIIMLTAKGEESDVVTGLELGADDYLTKPFSPKVLLARMRAILRRKAKQTTKDDTVINIHDIVIHPGRHEVLMQGKSVDLTLTEFQILHLLSRRPGWVFGRYQIVNEIRGDNVLITDRAVDVQIVGLRKKLGTRGRYIETVRGVGYRMKETA, from the coding sequence ATGGCTAAAGAAGCGATTCTGGTAATCGAGGACGAAGAGGACATTCAGGAACTGGTCAACTACAACCTGACCAAAGAGGGATACCAGGTTGCCTGTGTGGGATCTGGCGAGGAAGGCGTGCGCAGCGCCAAGGCGCGACTCCCACATATCATCATTCTCGATCTGATGCTTCCGGGCATTGATGGACTGGAGGTCTGTCGGATTCTCAAGAGTGAGCCGAAAACCCAACACATTCCTATCATCATGCTGACTGCCAAGGGTGAGGAGAGCGATGTGGTGACCGGTCTGGAACTTGGGGCCGACGATTATCTCACCAAGCCGTTTAGTCCCAAGGTGCTGCTGGCGCGGATGCGAGCGATTCTCCGTCGCAAAGCCAAGCAGACGACAAAAGACGACACAGTCATCAATATACACGACATCGTCATTCATCCGGGACGGCACGAGGTGCTCATGCAGGGGAAGTCGGTCGACCTGACGCTGACAGAGTTCCAGATCCTGCACCTGTTGTCCCGCCGTCCGGGTTGGGTGTTTGGCCGGTACCAGATTGTCAACGAGATTCGCGGCGACAATGTCCTGATCACCGATCGGGCGGTCGATGTGCAGATAGTCGGCCTCCGCAAGAAACTCGGCACACGCGGTCGGTATATCGAGACGGTCCGCGGCGTGGGGTACCGTATGAAGGAGACGGCATGA
- a CDS encoding ATP-binding protein codes for MSRNRVLWYLLASYFLVLILSLGAVGWQISVSFKRSQIDRAAEDLKVRALLATSQLQSSFVTNDFTYADSLCRTLSARVGAPVTIFLPSGKPIGSSENRELDADIESTRPEVKQARLGQIGTDVRFSRSLGQEVMFVALPAANDQGVQGIVRMAFPVGYIDSGIKDLRMKLVIAGLLIGLLAIGISVAITFRIARPIETLKNGATLFAAGDLDQRLPVSGFEETRKLAAAMNDMAEQLDRRIRAITHQRNEQEAVLASMIEGVIAVDADERVMNLNRAAAQLLRVPPEATLGRTIQEVVRNTELQKLMSRTLASRAPVEGEFILTEHGEQFIQVHGAQLPESEGKNPGAVIVLHDITALRRLENLRRDFVANVSHELKTPITSIKGFVETLRDGAVEHAEDARRFLGIIEKHVDRLNNIIEDLLTLSRIEQGTERAEILLEDGDVCEVLRGARDLCLVKATEKRLTLEVRCDTSLRVRLNPALLEQAVVNLIDNAVKYSEPDRRISISASEMEGRITIEIRDEGCGVAAEHLSRLWERFYRVDRARSRSQGGTGLGLAIVKHIALAHGGNVSVDSIPGQGSTFRIHLPSGTARP; via the coding sequence ATGAGCCGCAATCGCGTGCTCTGGTACCTTCTCGCGTCATATTTCCTCGTTCTCATCCTGTCGTTAGGGGCTGTTGGCTGGCAGATTTCCGTATCTTTCAAGCGATCGCAAATCGACCGTGCCGCTGAAGATCTCAAAGTTCGCGCCCTCCTGGCGACCAGCCAGCTTCAGAGCAGTTTTGTCACTAACGACTTTACCTACGCAGATTCTCTTTGTCGTACGCTCTCGGCTCGTGTCGGCGCACCAGTGACTATTTTCCTGCCATCTGGCAAACCGATCGGCAGCTCCGAAAATCGCGAGTTGGACGCCGACATAGAGTCAACTCGCCCGGAGGTGAAACAGGCGCGACTCGGGCAGATCGGCACTGACGTTCGGTTCAGCCGTTCCTTGGGTCAGGAGGTCATGTTCGTAGCGCTGCCGGCGGCAAACGACCAAGGCGTGCAGGGGATAGTGCGCATGGCGTTTCCGGTCGGGTATATCGACTCCGGTATCAAGGACCTGCGCATGAAGCTCGTGATCGCGGGGCTGCTGATCGGGCTCCTTGCGATCGGCATCAGCGTGGCGATCACCTTTCGGATAGCGCGGCCGATCGAAACTCTCAAGAACGGGGCGACCCTTTTTGCAGCCGGTGACCTCGATCAGAGGTTGCCAGTGTCTGGCTTTGAGGAAACCCGCAAACTGGCCGCCGCGATGAATGACATGGCCGAGCAGCTCGACCGTCGCATTCGTGCCATCACGCACCAGCGCAACGAACAGGAAGCGGTGCTTGCAAGCATGATAGAAGGAGTTATCGCGGTCGATGCCGACGAGCGGGTGATGAATCTCAATCGCGCCGCCGCGCAGCTGCTTCGTGTGCCTCCTGAGGCGACGCTCGGCAGGACTATCCAGGAAGTCGTGCGTAACACCGAGCTTCAGAAATTAATGAGCCGAACGCTTGCCAGCCGCGCCCCGGTGGAAGGGGAGTTTATACTCACCGAACACGGCGAGCAGTTCATCCAGGTACATGGAGCGCAGTTGCCGGAGTCCGAGGGAAAGAACCCGGGCGCGGTGATCGTCTTACACGACATCACGGCACTGCGACGACTCGAGAATCTACGCCGTGACTTCGTGGCCAATGTGTCGCATGAGCTGAAGACCCCCATCACCTCTATCAAAGGATTTGTGGAGACGCTTCGGGACGGGGCGGTGGAGCACGCCGAGGACGCCCGCCGTTTCTTGGGAATTATCGAAAAGCATGTCGATCGGCTGAACAACATTATCGAGGACCTTCTTACGTTGTCGCGGATCGAACAAGGGACCGAGCGGGCGGAGATTCTTCTGGAGGATGGGGATGTCTGCGAAGTCTTGCGCGGGGCACGCGACCTGTGTCTGGTCAAGGCCACCGAAAAGCGGCTCACGCTTGAGGTTCGATGCGATACGTCCCTGAGAGTTCGTCTCAACCCTGCGCTGCTCGAACAGGCAGTGGTAAACCTGATTGATAATGCCGTGAAGTACAGTGAGCCGGACCGACGAATTTCCATATCAGCTTCGGAGATGGAGGGGCGCATCACTATCGAAATTCGGGACGAAGGGTGTGGTGTTGCCGCCGAGCACTTATCGCGTCTCTGGGAGCGGTTTTATAGGGTCGATCGCGCCCGTAGCCGCAGCCAGGGTGGGACTGGCCTCGGCCTTGCCATCGTCAAACATATCGCGCTGGCGCACGGCGGGAATGTCAGCGTGGACAGCATCCCCGGCCAGGGAAGCACCTTTCGCATTCATCTTCCGAGCGGTACTGCGCGACCTTAG
- a CDS encoding porin — translation MKPLKLGLSLAVLTLGVIGRVNAQNADDSLKAVVDETRQQVEGMAENMAILTGDVEKLKQLKVSGYLQARYELNDSSRYGITGGYDATKNLNANNIYIRRGRIKFQFQPNASSRYIIYFDASKDKVSLKEAYVDLSHRFKEHAFTLTAGQFNIPFGYEIEYSSSKRDFPERSLTERTLFKGERDRGVNLSWTLPKNVQFNAAVLQGYGIEDSKFTWFDPTKQKDVLGRVKVKLGMVDFGVSAYHGKTYVPGTAAVAPVTTYIDVNGNGLVDAGDSVRTTTGSAATPAVEYDKNRVGIDAQLYLDVLPLGGTGVRAEMIGARDKGKMERGWYLWLSQAVYKNFGGAVRYDYFDPNTSDAAKSDATGTLSLAAHYYWDANVRLTAAYDMPRLLKDNSIFSKASGDKKDNTFTLQFQYSM, via the coding sequence GTGAAACCACTCAAGCTTGGCTTGAGCCTGGCCGTCCTGACACTGGGCGTCATCGGCCGGGTGAACGCACAAAACGCCGACGATAGTCTCAAGGCCGTGGTCGATGAAACCAGGCAGCAGGTTGAAGGGATGGCCGAGAACATGGCCATTCTGACCGGAGATGTGGAGAAACTGAAACAACTGAAAGTATCCGGGTACCTTCAAGCGCGTTATGAACTCAACGACAGCTCACGGTACGGCATCACCGGCGGCTACGATGCCACCAAGAACCTGAACGCGAACAACATCTATATCCGTCGCGGCCGTATCAAATTTCAGTTTCAACCGAACGCCTCCAGCCGGTATATCATCTACTTTGACGCCTCGAAGGATAAAGTGTCCTTGAAAGAGGCATATGTGGACCTCAGCCACCGATTCAAGGAACATGCATTCACGCTGACGGCCGGGCAGTTCAATATTCCATTTGGGTACGAGATTGAATACTCGTCATCGAAACGGGATTTTCCCGAGCGAAGCCTGACCGAGCGGACGCTGTTCAAAGGGGAACGGGATCGCGGGGTCAACTTGAGCTGGACACTTCCAAAGAACGTCCAGTTCAATGCCGCCGTGCTTCAAGGATACGGTATAGAGGACAGCAAGTTCACCTGGTTTGACCCTACCAAACAGAAGGACGTTCTCGGACGCGTGAAGGTGAAGCTGGGGATGGTCGACTTTGGCGTGTCGGCGTATCACGGCAAAACATATGTACCGGGTACAGCCGCGGTGGCTCCGGTGACCACGTACATAGATGTGAACGGCAATGGTCTGGTGGATGCCGGTGATTCGGTGAGGACGACGACCGGCTCAGCCGCAACGCCGGCGGTCGAATACGACAAGAACCGGGTGGGCATCGATGCCCAGTTGTATCTCGATGTTCTGCCACTTGGCGGCACGGGCGTGCGGGCTGAGATGATCGGTGCCCGGGACAAAGGGAAGATGGAACGCGGCTGGTATCTGTGGTTATCGCAGGCTGTGTACAAGAACTTCGGCGGGGCGGTGCGATACGATTATTTCGACCCAAACACCAGCGACGCTGCGAAGAGTGACGCCACCGGCACGCTTTCCCTGGCAGCACACTACTACTGGGATGCCAATGTCCGGTTAACGGCGGCGTACGATATGCCGCGACTTCTGAAAGATAACTCGATCTTCTCCAAAGCGTCCGGCGACAAAAAGGACAACACGTTCACACTGCAGTTTCAGTATTCGATGTAG
- a CDS encoding phosphate ABC transporter substrate-binding protein, translated as MKRIILRTSALIAIVTAIVIGANYLGIAAGQAISVKGSDTMVLLGQRWAEAFMKQNPGIVVQVTGGGSGVGIAALINGSTDVCEASRPMKASEVDKLKERFNSPGVEIPVARDGLSVYLNDQNPISELSIDQLAAIYSGKATNWKEFGGNDARIILYGRENSSGTYGLFKDEVLKGRDFAPQTQTLPGTAAVVNAVSKDPNGIGYGGAAYAKGVKDAKLKLDAKSTAYLPTEENVKSGVYPLSRYLFWYLRNKPMGDTKKLVDFVLSEEGQKIVAEVGYYGLK; from the coding sequence ATGAAACGGATCATCTTACGCACCAGCGCGCTGATCGCGATTGTCACGGCAATTGTCATTGGCGCCAACTATCTCGGGATCGCAGCGGGCCAGGCGATATCGGTGAAGGGCTCCGACACGATGGTGTTGTTGGGCCAGCGCTGGGCCGAGGCGTTCATGAAGCAGAACCCGGGTATCGTGGTTCAAGTGACCGGGGGCGGTTCCGGAGTGGGGATCGCAGCGCTCATTAACGGCTCCACTGACGTCTGCGAAGCCTCGCGTCCCATGAAAGCCTCGGAGGTTGATAAACTCAAAGAGCGCTTCAATTCTCCGGGCGTGGAAATCCCCGTGGCACGCGACGGGCTCTCCGTCTATCTGAATGATCAGAACCCGATCAGCGAACTCTCGATCGACCAACTTGCGGCCATATACAGCGGCAAGGCAACGAATTGGAAAGAGTTCGGCGGAAATGACGCCCGGATCATTCTGTATGGCCGCGAGAACAGTTCCGGCACCTACGGATTGTTCAAGGACGAGGTCCTGAAGGGGCGCGACTTCGCACCGCAAACCCAGACGCTACCCGGAACCGCGGCTGTGGTGAACGCTGTGTCAAAAGACCCCAACGGGATCGGTTACGGCGGCGCGGCGTATGCCAAGGGCGTAAAGGACGCCAAGCTGAAACTGGATGCCAAGTCGACGGCGTATCTGCCCACCGAAGAGAATGTCAAGAGCGGCGTCTATCCGCTTTCCCGGTATCTCTTCTGGTATCTCCGCAACAAGCCGATGGGCGATACCAAAAAGCTGGTTGATTTTGTGCTGTCCGAAGAGGGCCAGAAGATCGTGGCTGAGGTCGGCTATTACGGTTTGAAGTGA
- a CDS encoding phosphate ABC transporter substrate-binding protein, giving the protein MTHSSAAISGLLCLVATTIAGETITIKGSDTMVRLGQRWAEEYMALNKTAVIQVTGGGTGAGVAALLNSGTDVCQASRDLSAREFELASKKRIAPLRITVALDAVAVYLHKANPVESLSLGQLRGIYTGAITSWRDLGGPDHRIVLYSRENSSGTYVLFREVVLKNHDYAPEAQTLPGTAAVINAVAHDRYGIGYGGIAWESNVKHAMVKPTDTSAAVSPTDANVSRGEYPIARKLYWFTNGEPTGELARLRDFVLSDTGQQIAAHAGYFPLLTNVVEKTEMK; this is encoded by the coding sequence ATGACGCACAGTTCGGCAGCTATATCAGGGTTACTGTGTTTGGTGGCGACGACCATTGCGGGTGAGACTATAACGATTAAAGGTTCCGATACGATGGTCCGACTCGGACAGCGCTGGGCTGAGGAATACATGGCACTCAACAAAACAGCGGTGATTCAAGTAACGGGCGGTGGCACTGGAGCCGGCGTGGCGGCGCTTCTCAACAGCGGCACCGATGTCTGCCAGGCCTCACGCGATCTAAGCGCTCGTGAATTCGAGCTGGCATCGAAAAAGCGAATTGCTCCCCTCCGGATCACTGTTGCTCTTGATGCGGTCGCCGTGTATTTGCACAAGGCGAATCCGGTCGAGAGTCTCAGCCTGGGGCAACTCAGGGGAATCTACACCGGAGCCATCACCAGCTGGCGCGATCTGGGCGGACCGGATCATCGCATCGTGCTATACAGCCGGGAAAACAGCTCGGGGACCTATGTTCTCTTTCGTGAGGTGGTGCTCAAGAACCATGATTATGCTCCGGAGGCGCAGACACTTCCCGGGACCGCCGCCGTGATCAATGCGGTCGCGCACGACCGATATGGTATCGGCTACGGCGGCATTGCCTGGGAGAGCAATGTCAAGCATGCGATGGTGAAGCCGACCGACACGAGTGCGGCGGTATCGCCGACCGACGCGAACGTATCGCGGGGAGAGTATCCGATTGCGCGCAAGCTCTACTGGTTCACCAACGGCGAGCCGACCGGTGAACTGGCTCGGCTGCGGGATTTTGTGTTGTCGGATACCGGGCAGCAGATTGCGGCACACGCAGGTTATTTCCCGTTACTGACCAACGTGGTCGAGAAGACTGAAATGAAGTAA
- the pstC gene encoding phosphate ABC transporter permease subunit PstC: MKPLTFKPKSRWREFIGEKAISMSAYAALVAIFLIFIFIFKESLPIFTDPKVRQEASLDRLFLKQPFYEDSERLWVWQPTSDEPKYSLMPLFIGTFKAALIAMLFATPLAVLAAIYTSEFASKRMREIIKPTIELLAGLPSVVLGFFALIVLASILQDTFGLVFRLNALNAGLALGITVIPVIFTIAEDAMSAVPHSLRDAATALGATPWQVSLTMVLPAALPGIAAGVVLGFGRAIGETMIVLMASGNAAIVSGSLTDSIRTLSATIAAELAEVVFGSGHYSVLFFIGTLLFLFTFLINLGGDLVLHRLKERLQGRSS, encoded by the coding sequence ATGAAACCGCTCACATTCAAACCCAAATCCCGCTGGCGGGAATTTATCGGTGAGAAGGCGATCTCCATGAGCGCTTACGCCGCCCTTGTGGCTATCTTTCTCATTTTCATTTTCATCTTCAAGGAATCTCTCCCGATATTCACCGACCCCAAAGTCCGGCAGGAGGCAAGTCTTGATCGGTTGTTCCTGAAACAGCCGTTTTATGAAGACAGCGAGCGACTCTGGGTGTGGCAACCGACCTCCGACGAGCCAAAATACTCGCTCATGCCGCTGTTTATAGGCACATTCAAGGCGGCATTGATCGCCATGTTGTTTGCAACACCCCTGGCGGTTCTGGCCGCCATATATACATCCGAGTTTGCGTCGAAACGGATGCGGGAGATCATCAAACCGACTATCGAACTGCTGGCCGGACTCCCATCGGTGGTGCTCGGCTTTTTTGCCTTGATAGTTCTGGCTTCTATATTGCAGGACACGTTTGGACTGGTTTTTCGTCTCAATGCTCTTAACGCGGGGCTGGCGCTGGGGATTACGGTAATCCCCGTGATCTTCACCATCGCTGAGGATGCGATGTCCGCAGTGCCTCATTCGCTTCGCGATGCCGCCACTGCGCTCGGTGCAACTCCCTGGCAGGTGTCCCTCACGATGGTGCTTCCGGCGGCGCTCCCCGGCATTGCGGCCGGTGTCGTGCTTGGATTCGGGCGGGCTATCGGCGAGACCATGATCGTCCTCATGGCTTCAGGTAACGCCGCCATAGTGTCCGGCAGTCTCACCGACTCGATCCGCACGCTGTCCGCGACCATTGCCGCGGAACTGGCCGAAGTCGTGTTCGGGAGCGGTCATTACAGCGTGCTGTTTTTCATCGGGACGCTGCTGTTCCTGTTCACGTTTCTCATCAACCTTGGCGGTGATCTGGTATTGCACCGGCTAAAAGAGCGGCTACAGGGGAGAAGTTCATGA
- the pstA gene encoding phosphate ABC transporter permease PstA, with the protein MFIAVVLIMLMLALIVGNIVYSGLGSITWTFLTSPPEQGMEGGGIFPAIFGTLLLVILMVIAVVPLGVLTAIYLQEYTRPDSWGTRLIRQAINNLAGVPSIVFGLFGLGFFIGFLGGGIDKLFFGGGRPVWGQPAIVWASLTMALLTLPVVIVSTEEALRAIPRELKEASYALGATKVQTIWRVIIPQALPGIFTGAILAVGRGAGEVAPIMFTGAAYYLPYLPTKLTDQFMVLGYHIYVLATQSPDVERTKPILYGTVLVLLVLTFLLNFIGIYIRSRIRTRRVSA; encoded by the coding sequence ATGTTCATAGCCGTCGTGCTGATCATGCTGATGCTGGCGCTGATCGTGGGGAATATCGTGTATAGTGGCTTGGGCTCGATCACCTGGACATTCCTGACCAGTCCGCCGGAACAGGGGATGGAAGGGGGCGGTATCTTTCCAGCGATTTTCGGTACTCTGCTTCTGGTCATACTCATGGTTATCGCGGTCGTACCACTTGGCGTGTTGACTGCCATTTATCTGCAGGAGTATACGCGCCCGGATTCGTGGGGGACGCGATTGATACGCCAGGCCATCAACAATCTCGCCGGTGTGCCCTCAATCGTCTTCGGGTTATTTGGCTTGGGATTCTTCATCGGGTTTCTGGGAGGCGGTATCGACAAACTGTTTTTCGGAGGGGGGCGTCCGGTCTGGGGACAACCGGCGATCGTCTGGGCGTCGCTCACCATGGCGCTGCTGACGCTTCCCGTTGTGATCGTCTCAACCGAGGAAGCGTTGCGGGCAATCCCGCGCGAGCTCAAAGAAGCCAGTTACGCGCTGGGTGCAACCAAGGTGCAGACCATCTGGCGGGTGATCATTCCCCAGGCGCTGCCCGGGATCTTCACCGGCGCCATATTGGCTGTCGGACGAGGGGCAGGTGAAGTAGCCCCCATTATGTTCACCGGTGCGGCATACTACCTGCCGTACCTGCCGACAAAACTCACCGACCAGTTCATGGTGTTGGGGTATCATATTTATGTGCTGGCCACTCAGTCGCCCGATGTCGAACGGACAAAACCGATCCTCTATGGAACGGTCCTGGTGCTCCTGGTGTTGACCTTCTTATTGAACTTCATCGGGATATACATTCGCTCACGTATACGAACGAGACGTGTTAGTGCATAA